Proteins encoded together in one Rubripirellula reticaptiva window:
- a CDS encoding response regulator produces the protein MARVLLVEDSPTQAVEMRMLLEEGSHSVIHVGNGRLALDALAEHVIDVVVTDLEMPEMNGLELVEAMNLDYQHIPAVLVTARGSEELASKALQQGAAGYVPKNHIQSLLNDTIVEVLGVIRSDASFAKLISTLQRNVFVFDMPNDATLISPTIALLIQVASGMDLLNGSDLVRFGTAVEHAMLNAMYRGNLSLGPSVTPPHRAIIYDDATTDLIESRKQTAPYKDRHVHVEAMASKDEIRVTVRDEGKGFNTSELPSREDAQVLDTESGRGLVLMRSFTDELIFNDTGNEVTMIKRCK, from the coding sequence ATGGCACGAGTATTGTTGGTTGAAGACTCGCCGACTCAAGCGGTCGAAATGAGAATGTTGCTCGAAGAAGGCTCGCACAGCGTCATTCATGTAGGCAACGGACGTCTAGCACTCGATGCACTGGCCGAACATGTGATCGACGTCGTTGTGACGGACCTCGAGATGCCGGAAATGAACGGACTCGAACTGGTCGAAGCGATGAACTTGGACTACCAACACATTCCAGCGGTGTTAGTGACAGCGCGCGGCAGCGAAGAATTAGCTTCGAAGGCGCTGCAGCAAGGCGCCGCTGGCTATGTCCCCAAGAACCACATTCAATCACTGCTTAACGATACGATCGTTGAAGTACTAGGCGTGATCCGTTCCGATGCGAGTTTTGCCAAATTAATTTCGACGCTTCAAAGGAATGTGTTCGTCTTCGATATGCCGAACGATGCAACGTTGATTTCGCCTACGATCGCGTTATTGATTCAAGTGGCCTCGGGTATGGATCTGTTAAACGGCAGCGACTTAGTTCGATTCGGCACAGCCGTCGAGCATGCCATGCTCAACGCAATGTACCGCGGCAATTTATCGCTTGGACCATCGGTCACGCCGCCTCACCGGGCGATCATTTACGACGACGCAACGACTGACCTGATTGAAAGCCGCAAGCAGACGGCTCCGTACAAAGACCGTCACGTGCACGTTGAAGCGATGGCAAGCAAAGATGAAATTCGCGTCACCGTGCGTGATGAAGGCAAAGGTTTCAACACGTCAGAGTTACCGTCTCGCGAAGACGCCCAAGTACTAGATACCGAATCGGGACGCGGGCTTGTCTTGATGCGTAGCTTTACGGACGAACTGATCTTCAACGACACCGGCAACGAAGTCACGATGATCAAACGATGTAAATAA
- the xseB gene encoding exodeoxyribonuclease VII small subunit: MNFYVDFTGKSKKNPAQLVVMAKKKSASSANSSSASKPEESINFEDALAEVEAIVARLESGDLGLTESLGEYETGIKRLKQCHRLLAAAEQRVSVLAGFDADGNPITEELSELEVRGGAGRSKSVSAKSAPSARRSSKQSSRSDDGNDDALNEDKTSESVDEAPGLF; this comes from the coding sequence TTGAATTTCTACGTCGACTTCACGGGCAAGTCAAAAAAGAACCCAGCGCAATTGGTTGTCATGGCAAAAAAGAAATCCGCATCATCCGCAAATTCCTCATCTGCTTCGAAACCCGAAGAGTCGATCAACTTCGAAGACGCGCTAGCGGAGGTCGAAGCGATCGTTGCGAGGCTTGAAAGTGGCGACCTCGGGCTGACGGAATCGCTGGGCGAATACGAGACAGGCATCAAGCGACTCAAACAATGCCATCGACTGCTAGCTGCGGCCGAACAACGTGTCAGCGTTTTGGCGGGGTTCGACGCGGACGGCAACCCGATCACCGAGGAACTGAGCGAATTAGAGGTTCGCGGTGGGGCTGGCCGATCCAAATCAGTCTCGGCAAAATCCGCACCATCAGCGCGCCGATCATCGAAGCAGTCTTCAAGATCCGACGACGGCAACGATGACGCCCTTAACGAAGACAAGACCTCGGAAAGCGTGGACGAAGCACCAGGTCTTTTCTAG
- a CDS encoding polyprenyl synthetase family protein, which produces MANPSSIRTSSGIDDLKPWIESAIESACNFGDGCPTELADAMRYALLAPGKRLRPALVLMAGEACRKTLDSQLRDQLTPGAVAVEMIHAYSLIHDDLPAMDDDDLRRGRPTVHIKFDEATAILAGDALQAEAFRHLATRVSDPVKAAAAMGVLAEAASANALVGGQADDLAAEKGSPDRTLEHLESIHRRKTGALFAAALDLGAVLSGADESSRQTLAQYAADLGLAFQVVDDLLDHTADEADLGKRVGKDADRGKLTYPGLIGLDGARKKAHELVESAKCRASVFGTAGWRLTWLADYVLERTH; this is translated from the coding sequence TTGGCCAACCCTTCATCCATTCGAACGTCGTCGGGAATCGATGACCTGAAGCCCTGGATTGAATCGGCCATCGAATCCGCGTGCAATTTTGGTGACGGCTGCCCAACGGAACTTGCCGATGCGATGCGTTACGCGCTGTTGGCACCCGGAAAGCGACTGCGGCCGGCGCTCGTGCTGATGGCGGGCGAAGCTTGCCGAAAGACACTGGATTCGCAGCTTCGCGACCAACTGACGCCTGGGGCAGTCGCGGTTGAAATGATTCACGCCTATTCGCTGATTCACGACGATTTGCCGGCAATGGACGATGATGACCTTCGTCGCGGCCGTCCGACCGTCCATATCAAATTTGATGAAGCGACCGCGATCCTGGCGGGCGACGCCTTGCAAGCCGAAGCTTTTCGCCATTTGGCGACGCGAGTTTCGGATCCTGTAAAAGCAGCAGCCGCGATGGGAGTTTTGGCGGAGGCAGCATCTGCGAACGCCTTGGTCGGCGGACAGGCCGATGATTTGGCTGCTGAAAAGGGTAGCCCAGACCGAACTTTGGAACATTTAGAGTCCATTCATCGTCGTAAGACTGGGGCACTTTTCGCTGCCGCGCTTGATCTAGGCGCGGTCTTGTCGGGGGCGGACGAGAGTTCGCGTCAGACTTTGGCCCAATACGCAGCCGATCTTGGCCTAGCTTTTCAAGTCGTTGACGACCTTTTGGATCACACTGCGGATGAAGCGGACTTAGGGAAACGGGTCGGAAAAGACGCCGATCGCGGGAAACTAACCTATCCGGGCCTGATCGGATTGGACGGGGCTCGCAAGAAAGCACACGAGTTGGTTGAGTCGGCAAAATGCCGAGCGTCAGTTTTTGGAACCGCCGGATGGCGGTTAACATGGCTGGCGGACTACGTACTGGAGCGCACACATTGA
- the asnS gene encoding asparagine--tRNA ligase, whose amino-acid sequence MSKWISVEKARQEFSIGPDVEIRGWVRTRRDSKGGFSFIEINDGSCFGNLQVVAPAELSNYADEVQKLSVGCSVVVVGEIKESPAAGQPTELHATKVRVLGWADPETYPMQKKRHTFEKLREWAHLRPRTNTFGAVARVRNQISQSIHQFFTDNGFFYTHTPIITASDCEGAGEMFRVTSLDLEMLAKKGGPVNYKYDFFEKPAHLTVSGQLNGEAYATALGRIYTFGPTFRAENSNTSRHLAEFWMVEPEAAFFDLADNMKLAEDFLKRIFTDCLNKCGEDMDFFDQRIEKGKIDQLKAVIEKPFAHMTYTDAVDVLKSTTEKFEYPVEWGTDLQAEHERFLTEKHVGGPLILTDYPSTIKPFYMRVSDDGRTVAAMDVLVPGVGEIIGGSQREERLDVLLSRMDAAGLNQADYDWYIDLRRFGTVPHAGFGLGLERAVQYATGMANIRDVIPFPRTPGNAGF is encoded by the coding sequence ATGAGTAAGTGGATCAGCGTTGAAAAGGCTCGCCAGGAATTCTCGATCGGACCAGATGTCGAAATCCGGGGTTGGGTGCGAACGCGTCGGGACAGTAAGGGCGGGTTCAGTTTCATCGAAATCAACGACGGCAGTTGCTTTGGAAATTTGCAAGTCGTTGCGCCGGCCGAGTTGTCGAATTACGCCGACGAAGTTCAAAAGCTCTCTGTTGGTTGCAGCGTCGTGGTGGTTGGCGAAATTAAAGAATCGCCCGCCGCGGGTCAGCCCACTGAATTGCACGCGACCAAAGTGCGCGTGTTGGGGTGGGCGGATCCGGAAACCTATCCGATGCAAAAGAAACGGCACACGTTTGAAAAGCTGCGCGAGTGGGCTCACCTGCGACCGCGTACCAACACGTTCGGCGCGGTTGCGCGCGTTCGAAACCAGATCAGCCAATCGATCCACCAGTTCTTTACTGACAACGGATTCTTTTACACGCACACGCCGATTATCACGGCAAGCGATTGCGAAGGCGCCGGCGAGATGTTCCGAGTCACTTCGCTGGACTTGGAAATGCTGGCCAAGAAAGGCGGGCCGGTAAATTACAAGTACGACTTCTTTGAAAAGCCAGCGCACCTGACCGTCAGTGGTCAATTGAACGGCGAAGCCTACGCAACCGCGCTTGGACGAATCTATACATTCGGGCCGACCTTCCGTGCTGAAAACAGCAACACGTCGCGACACTTGGCCGAGTTTTGGATGGTCGAGCCCGAAGCAGCTTTTTTCGATCTTGCGGACAATATGAAGCTTGCCGAAGACTTCTTGAAACGCATCTTCACCGACTGCTTGAACAAGTGCGGTGAAGACATGGATTTTTTTGATCAGCGGATCGAGAAAGGTAAGATTGACCAGTTGAAGGCTGTTATCGAAAAACCTTTCGCACACATGACGTACACGGATGCCGTCGACGTGTTGAAGTCGACCACCGAAAAGTTCGAGTATCCGGTCGAGTGGGGAACTGACTTGCAAGCCGAGCACGAACGCTTTTTGACAGAGAAGCATGTGGGCGGGCCGTTGATCCTGACGGACTATCCGTCGACGATCAAGCCTTTCTACATGCGAGTTTCGGATGATGGTCGAACGGTTGCCGCAATGGATGTGCTGGTTCCCGGCGTCGGAGAGATCATCGGCGGCAGCCAACGCGAAGAGCGTCTTGATGTGCTGCTTTCCCGGATGGATGCCGCTGGGCTGAATCAGGCTGACTATGACTGGTACATCGATCTGCGTCGCTTTGGAACCGTGCCTCATGCTGGGTTTGGACTTGGGCTTGAACGGGCCGTTCAATATGCCACGGGAATGGCGAATATTCGCGACGTGATCCCGTTTCCGCGAACGCCGGGCAATGCTGGTTTCTAA
- the dxs gene encoding 1-deoxy-D-xylulose-5-phosphate synthase, which yields MTNASNTHEDSHHHQLGQHPLLAGLTDAMPLRTFSPDQLECVAAEIRDVLCNLLAARTAHFASNLGVVELCLALHCEFDFRSDRLIWDTGHQIYPHKLVTGRYHDFPSIRTAGGLMGYPNPNESVYDLFMTGHAGASVSTAVGLRSGDVVGGQPDRRTVAVIGDGAFPSGMVFEALNNAGELGEDLTIVLNDNKMSICPRVGAVASYLDRLRSNPFYSGLKSEVTKLLDRVPMFGDPAERLLAQMKEGVKAGLLGGMLFEELGIRYVGPIDGHDIALVRKYLLMARETPGPVLLHVVTEKGHGYKPAAEDPVYFHTPPAFKDKAGKLVTQKSDGHPPFTLHARDAVRKAMSADPKVTIITAAMCQGNKLEPVREKFPDRFFDVGICESHAVAFAAGQCKTGLRPIVDIYSTFLQRSYDQIFQEVALQDLPVTFLLDRAGLTGPDGPTHHGLFDIGYMRVFPNLVCMAPGYASELEMMLNTALAHDHSCSIRYPKASAIELEHTPAPIEIGKCEVIREGSDGTIVAFGAMLEQAIAAAEMLEGDLDVGVINARFVKPIDEGMVRETLSGGKFVVTVEEGARMGGFGSAFIESAVQQRLDTRSIRVLALPDEFIDHGERNDLLHQHGLSPQAIAQTCRDEVPSGVR from the coding sequence TTGACGAACGCATCAAACACACACGAAGATTCGCATCACCACCAACTTGGCCAGCATCCGTTGCTAGCCGGACTGACCGATGCGATGCCACTACGCACGTTCTCACCTGACCAACTGGAATGCGTGGCCGCGGAAATCCGCGACGTGCTCTGCAATTTGTTGGCGGCACGAACCGCTCATTTTGCGTCGAACTTGGGCGTCGTCGAACTCTGCCTAGCGCTTCACTGCGAGTTTGACTTCCGTAGCGACCGTTTGATCTGGGACACCGGACACCAAATCTATCCTCACAAGTTGGTGACCGGACGCTATCACGATTTCCCTTCGATTCGCACGGCAGGCGGATTGATGGGCTACCCCAATCCAAATGAAAGCGTTTACGACTTGTTCATGACCGGCCACGCCGGAGCCAGCGTCAGCACGGCAGTCGGCCTGCGCAGCGGCGATGTCGTCGGCGGGCAACCTGACCGACGAACCGTTGCCGTAATTGGCGACGGCGCTTTCCCAAGCGGCATGGTGTTCGAAGCTCTCAACAACGCGGGCGAGCTAGGAGAGGATTTAACGATCGTCTTGAATGACAACAAAATGTCGATCTGTCCGCGCGTCGGCGCCGTTGCCAGCTACCTGGATCGACTTCGCAGCAACCCGTTTTATTCGGGACTGAAAAGCGAAGTCACCAAGTTGCTGGACCGAGTGCCAATGTTTGGGGACCCAGCCGAACGCTTGCTCGCCCAAATGAAGGAAGGCGTCAAAGCAGGCCTACTTGGCGGAATGCTGTTCGAGGAACTGGGCATTCGTTACGTCGGACCGATCGACGGACACGACATTGCACTGGTACGAAAGTACTTGTTGATGGCACGCGAGACGCCTGGTCCGGTTCTTCTGCACGTCGTCACCGAGAAAGGACACGGCTACAAACCGGCTGCCGAAGATCCTGTGTACTTTCACACGCCACCGGCCTTTAAAGACAAAGCCGGCAAACTGGTCACGCAAAAGAGTGATGGTCATCCACCGTTCACGCTGCACGCTCGCGATGCGGTTCGTAAAGCGATGTCGGCCGACCCAAAGGTTACGATCATCACCGCGGCAATGTGCCAAGGCAACAAACTAGAACCAGTCCGCGAAAAGTTCCCGGACCGATTTTTTGATGTCGGCATTTGCGAATCGCACGCGGTTGCCTTTGCAGCCGGTCAGTGCAAAACCGGCCTGCGCCCGATCGTCGATATTTACAGCACATTCTTACAGCGAAGTTACGACCAGATCTTCCAAGAGGTCGCGTTGCAGGATTTGCCGGTCACATTCTTGCTGGACCGAGCCGGGCTGACCGGACCCGACGGACCGACTCACCACGGCCTGTTCGATATTGGCTATATGCGAGTTTTTCCGAACCTAGTTTGCATGGCACCGGGTTACGCCTCCGAATTGGAAATGATGCTCAATACAGCCCTTGCGCATGACCATTCTTGCAGCATTCGATACCCCAAGGCATCTGCAATTGAACTGGAACATACCCCCGCGCCGATCGAGATTGGCAAATGCGAAGTGATCCGCGAAGGCAGCGATGGAACAATCGTGGCCTTTGGTGCAATGCTTGAACAAGCCATCGCCGCCGCAGAAATGCTTGAGGGCGACTTGGACGTCGGCGTCATCAATGCTCGCTTCGTCAAACCGATCGATGAGGGCATGGTGCGCGAGACACTCAGTGGCGGCAAGTTCGTCGTCACCGTCGAAGAGGGTGCCCGGATGGGCGGGTTTGGATCCGCCTTCATCGAATCAGCCGTCCAGCAACGCTTAGACACGCGGTCAATTCGGGTCCTAGCGCTGCCTGACGAGTTCATCGACCACGGGGAACGAAACGATCTGCTTCACCAGCACGGGCTAAGCCCCCAAGCCATTGCCCAGACCTGCCGCGATGAAGTCCCCAGCGGGGTTCGTTAG
- a CDS encoding M42 family metallopeptidase, translated as MEASARRYFDDAIATPSPSGFEERIQKLTNDYISPSADEVRIDLHGNLIASAGNIDGPRLMYAGHCDQIGMLVSFIDDLGFLYAQTIGGWDPQQLIGQAMTVWTDAGAVPAVISRKPIHLLNAKERLKVVELNELWLDIGAKDKTEAQSVVRVGDPITLELSHRTLLHDRVSGPGMDNKTGMWTVIEALRRATGKSKPLACHLHSVATVQEEIGLRGAKTAAGSINPAVAIAVDVTHASDCPTIEKQKFGDISIGAGPVIFRGPNINRKVAARLIQLCETNSIPYQLAAVGKATANDANALQIHGGGVATGLVAIPNRYMHSAVEVVSMDDIDHAAELLALFAASFSTDDDFTPSVSTDFPRT; from the coding sequence ATGGAAGCTTCCGCCCGCCGTTATTTTGACGACGCCATTGCCACCCCAAGCCCGTCCGGTTTCGAAGAACGAATTCAGAAACTGACCAATGACTATATTTCGCCGTCGGCCGACGAAGTGCGAATCGATTTGCACGGCAACCTGATCGCATCGGCTGGCAACATCGACGGGCCGCGACTGATGTACGCTGGCCACTGTGACCAAATCGGGATGCTGGTCTCATTCATCGACGACCTCGGTTTCCTTTACGCGCAAACGATCGGTGGTTGGGACCCTCAACAATTGATCGGGCAAGCGATGACCGTGTGGACCGACGCAGGCGCCGTGCCCGCAGTGATCAGCCGCAAACCGATTCACCTGCTTAATGCCAAAGAACGATTGAAGGTTGTCGAACTGAATGAGCTTTGGCTCGACATTGGCGCGAAGGATAAAACAGAGGCTCAGTCGGTCGTGCGCGTTGGCGATCCGATCACTTTGGAACTGAGTCACCGCACACTGTTGCACGACCGGGTTAGCGGCCCCGGAATGGATAACAAGACCGGCATGTGGACCGTGATCGAAGCGTTACGCCGAGCCACCGGCAAATCAAAACCGCTGGCCTGCCACTTGCACAGTGTCGCAACGGTCCAAGAAGAAATCGGGCTGCGTGGTGCCAAGACGGCCGCCGGCAGTATAAACCCTGCGGTCGCAATCGCCGTTGACGTTACGCACGCGTCGGATTGTCCGACGATTGAAAAACAAAAATTCGGTGACATCTCGATCGGCGCTGGCCCGGTGATCTTTCGTGGCCCAAATATCAACCGCAAAGTCGCCGCTCGATTGATTCAGTTGTGCGAGACCAACTCGATCCCCTACCAACTTGCCGCCGTCGGAAAGGCGACTGCCAATGATGCCAACGCGCTGCAAATCCACGGCGGCGGTGTCGCAACCGGATTGGTCGCCATCCCCAATCGCTACATGCACTCGGCCGTCGAAGTCGTGTCCATGGATGACATCGACCATGCCGCCGAACTGCTGGCGCTGTTCGCAGCCTCATTTTCAACCGATGACGACTTCACGCCAAGCGTATCGACCGATTTCCCGCGGACTTGA
- a CDS encoding hybrid sensor histidine kinase/response regulator translates to MDSESQESDQNELVQSRSTYQALVNTLPLSLLIKDASGRRLFANRAYLQFRQTTLEETVGKVDADLFPADLAKTYRDDDLLVMASGKSVHNVEETSDLHGNRSWIERIKSPVFDPEGNVIGVQVLFWDVSDRVLAEQALQLEKDLLGTLLRHIPDSIYFKDQDSRFVRISEAMASKFGLANADVAVGLTDADIFTGLHAEQARVDELRIMETREPLVDRIERETWPDHEDTWCLSTKMPMIDIDNNVIGTFGISRDITELKASQDALKKALELADQANRAKSDFLANMSHEIRTPMNAIIGISELLSQTALNPEQADYNQLVRDSADSLLRLLNDILDFSKIEARKLELEAIPFSIRDLVEKTGRTLSLRAAEKGLELACRVASDLPDQLLGDPGRIRQILINLIGNAIKFTDEGEVLIEVCKGNCEDAITDLPDDSTPVCFRVQDTGIGIPQDKLSSVLDAFTQADTSTTRRFGGTGLGLAITKQLVELMHGQLQLESTVGKGTTFYFTAHLPKAPSATVNPVSRLKELTNLPVLVVDDNETNRRILKEIMTAWKLSPTLADSGASAIAEVNSARDRGKPFSMVILDCMMPGMDGFEVAHRIRQNHDAETTKLIILSSADRQEDVQRCGELGIARYLIKPVVQSELLDTVLQVMGIQKTDQKRPEEGQVVCPPLKVLVAEDGLANQHVAVGMLKAGGHLAVVANDGREAVSRWQAEPFDVILMDMHMPVMDGIEATLQIRAVEEQTGNHIPIIAVTAAAMKEDADACLKSGMDAHLAKPIHPRRLQEMLAKFAPEHPIRSSGAADESADDDTTPSSSLSSSSGSRSTARWDAISESVDGSIDLRASATRVPGGLQGVRRLAEVFIPECESILQTLADEIPDGDVTIIRRAAHTLKGSSNLFFASRVSELAGQLEDLANTTTIATIPATFEMLKQESEVMLRALRNFLDLTAE, encoded by the coding sequence ATGGACTCGGAAAGCCAAGAATCTGATCAAAATGAACTTGTGCAGTCCCGTTCGACGTACCAGGCGTTGGTCAACACGTTGCCACTGAGTTTGTTGATCAAAGATGCCTCGGGGCGGCGTCTCTTCGCCAATCGCGCGTATCTTCAATTTCGTCAAACAACGCTTGAGGAAACCGTTGGAAAGGTTGACGCCGATCTGTTTCCGGCCGACTTAGCCAAGACGTATCGTGATGACGATTTATTGGTCATGGCAAGCGGCAAGTCAGTTCATAATGTCGAGGAAACTTCGGATCTGCACGGTAACCGATCCTGGATTGAACGCATCAAGAGTCCTGTTTTTGATCCTGAGGGAAACGTAATCGGGGTCCAGGTGTTGTTCTGGGATGTTTCCGACCGAGTCCTCGCCGAACAAGCTCTGCAGCTCGAAAAAGACTTATTGGGCACGTTGTTGCGACACATCCCGGATTCAATTTACTTCAAAGACCAAGACAGCCGCTTTGTTCGGATCAGCGAAGCGATGGCAAGCAAATTTGGCTTGGCCAATGCAGATGTGGCAGTTGGCTTAACCGATGCAGATATTTTTACCGGCTTACATGCCGAACAAGCTCGCGTGGACGAGCTTCGCATCATGGAGACGCGTGAGCCGTTGGTGGATCGGATCGAGCGAGAAACCTGGCCTGATCACGAAGACACTTGGTGCCTTTCGACCAAGATGCCGATGATCGACATAGACAACAACGTCATTGGCACATTCGGTATTTCTCGCGACATCACTGAGCTGAAAGCGTCACAAGACGCTTTAAAAAAAGCACTCGAATTGGCGGACCAGGCGAACCGCGCCAAAAGCGATTTCCTGGCCAACATGAGCCATGAAATTCGTACGCCGATGAACGCAATCATCGGTATTTCTGAGCTACTTTCTCAAACCGCGTTGAATCCCGAACAGGCCGATTACAACCAGTTGGTACGTGATTCAGCGGATTCGCTATTGCGTCTTTTGAATGACATTTTGGATTTCTCGAAGATCGAAGCTCGCAAGCTTGAACTCGAAGCGATCCCCTTTTCGATCCGTGATTTGGTTGAAAAAACAGGCCGAACGTTATCGCTGCGTGCTGCAGAAAAAGGTCTGGAATTAGCTTGCCGCGTCGCCTCCGATTTGCCCGACCAATTGCTGGGTGACCCGGGCCGAATTCGACAAATTTTGATCAACTTGATCGGCAATGCGATCAAGTTCACCGACGAGGGCGAAGTACTGATCGAAGTCTGCAAAGGCAATTGCGAAGATGCCATTACCGACTTGCCCGACGACTCGACGCCGGTGTGTTTTCGCGTTCAGGACACCGGGATTGGTATCCCGCAAGACAAGCTTTCATCCGTTTTGGATGCGTTTACCCAGGCCGACACGTCAACCACTCGCCGATTTGGTGGAACAGGTTTGGGATTGGCAATCACCAAGCAGTTGGTCGAGTTGATGCACGGACAACTGCAACTTGAATCAACGGTTGGCAAAGGTACGACGTTCTACTTCACCGCTCATTTGCCCAAGGCCCCGTCGGCGACCGTCAATCCAGTGTCGCGATTGAAGGAACTGACCAATTTGCCGGTCCTCGTGGTTGACGACAACGAGACCAACCGGAGGATTCTAAAGGAGATCATGACGGCTTGGAAACTGTCGCCAACACTCGCCGACAGCGGCGCATCGGCAATCGCAGAAGTCAATTCGGCGCGGGATCGAGGCAAGCCATTTTCGATGGTCATCCTTGACTGCATGATGCCAGGCATGGACGGGTTCGAGGTGGCACACCGCATTCGCCAAAACCATGATGCCGAAACCACCAAACTGATCATCCTGTCGTCTGCAGATCGCCAAGAAGATGTCCAGCGATGTGGCGAGTTGGGGATCGCACGCTACTTGATCAAACCAGTCGTCCAGTCAGAGTTGTTGGACACGGTCCTGCAAGTGATGGGAATTCAGAAGACCGATCAGAAACGTCCGGAAGAAGGCCAGGTTGTTTGTCCGCCTTTGAAAGTCTTGGTCGCCGAAGACGGGCTAGCCAATCAGCATGTTGCCGTTGGCATGCTGAAAGCAGGTGGTCACCTTGCGGTGGTGGCCAATGATGGGCGTGAAGCGGTCTCGCGCTGGCAGGCGGAACCCTTCGACGTCATCTTGATGGACATGCACATGCCAGTGATGGACGGAATCGAAGCGACTTTGCAAATCCGTGCTGTCGAAGAACAAACCGGCAATCATATTCCGATCATTGCGGTGACGGCTGCGGCGATGAAAGAGGACGCCGACGCGTGCTTGAAATCCGGAATGGACGCTCATCTGGCCAAGCCAATCCACCCACGTCGGTTGCAGGAAATGCTGGCAAAATTTGCTCCCGAGCATCCGATTCGATCGTCTGGAGCCGCCGACGAATCGGCCGACGATGACACCACGCCGTCGAGCAGCCTGTCGAGCAGCAGTGGCAGTCGCTCCACGGCTCGCTGGGACGCAATCTCAGAGTCCGTCGATGGGTCGATCGACTTGCGAGCTTCGGCAACACGAGTGCCCGGCGGGTTGCAGGGTGTCCGCAGATTGGCAGAGGTGTTCATCCCCGAGTGCGAATCGATTCTTCAAACTCTGGCGGATGAGATCCCGGACGGAGACGTTACGATCATTCGCCGCGCCGCGCACACGTTGAAAGGATCGTCCAATCTGTTTTTTGCGTCGCGAGTGTCTGAACTGGCTGGCCAGCTCGAAGACTTGGCAAATACGACGACGATCGCCACGATACCGGCGACGTTCGAGATGCTCAAACAAGAGTCGGAAGTGATGCTACGAGCGCTGCGAAACTTCCTTGACCTCACTGCCGAATAA
- a CDS encoding coiled-coil domain-containing protein, protein MARKSRKGNRSSTTTQHRSAVPARTPAIASDSAPETTVPVEVDAEVVVSNVTTPSPELDANTRLLQQITAQIAELHRIVATEKSVAAETKLDQVSGNQSASSEPIEMMRLEVEELANHLRTVEDENDELRQQNSDLAAQLAASSVRSTLSNPQSSTSDALTWDERKALILQQMEAETFDADVFVDELQTERNSEAESPTDFVESLMNQLRKSESDLKKRDTEIGELRCLLEQPCEIRGPGEVVGAAAIAQMVDADELVLLERERLQQLQAEWEDKFRRSEIDASLERAKLSRERQELANKTLRLEEQIEHLQREARQTEESGSSSSRRWMVKLGLTESTP, encoded by the coding sequence ATGGCCAGGAAGTCGCGAAAAGGAAATCGATCAAGCACCACGACTCAACACAGGTCGGCGGTTCCTGCACGCACACCGGCAATCGCATCTGATTCAGCGCCGGAAACAACCGTTCCAGTGGAGGTAGATGCTGAGGTTGTGGTTTCAAACGTCACCACACCATCGCCTGAGCTTGACGCGAACACGCGGTTGCTCCAGCAAATCACGGCTCAGATTGCTGAGCTGCATCGCATAGTCGCCACTGAAAAGAGCGTCGCGGCTGAGACTAAGCTGGACCAGGTTAGTGGTAACCAGTCAGCCTCGTCGGAACCGATCGAGATGATGCGATTGGAAGTCGAAGAGTTGGCGAATCATTTGCGAACGGTCGAAGATGAGAACGACGAACTTCGTCAACAGAATAGTGATCTGGCGGCTCAGCTCGCAGCATCGAGCGTACGCAGCACTTTGTCGAATCCACAATCCAGCACAAGCGATGCGTTAACTTGGGATGAACGTAAGGCGTTGATCTTGCAGCAGATGGAAGCGGAGACGTTTGATGCTGATGTGTTTGTGGACGAACTGCAAACGGAACGGAACTCGGAAGCCGAGAGTCCAACTGATTTCGTTGAATCGCTGATGAATCAGCTTCGAAAAAGCGAATCGGATTTGAAGAAACGTGACACTGAAATTGGCGAGCTTCGCTGCTTGTTGGAGCAGCCTTGCGAAATCCGAGGGCCCGGTGAAGTGGTCGGTGCCGCTGCGATCGCACAAATGGTCGATGCGGACGAATTGGTGCTGCTCGAACGTGAACGATTGCAACAACTGCAAGCCGAGTGGGAAGACAAGTTCCGTCGCAGCGAAATTGATGCGTCGTTGGAACGAGCAAAGCTGTCTCGTGAACGGCAAGAGCTAGCCAACAAAACACTTCGGCTCGAAGAACAGATCGAGCACCTGCAACGAGAAGCTCGTCAGACCGAAGAATCCGGATCGTCGTCGTCGCGGCGTTGGATGGTAAAACTAGGGCTTACCGAAAGCACGCCGTAG